TTACCCAGAACAAAATGGCACCAACCGAAAAGTCTACCAGGTTTTTCGTTAAAATGTTAGCCGCGTTCTTTTGTCTGGTAAAACCGGCTTCCACCATTGCAAATCCTGGCTGCATAAACATCACCAAAAAGGTGGCAACCAAAACCCATATATTGTTAATCGACATCGAAAGTTCTTCCATGATAATTCAATTTTTTCTCGTTATTATTCTTCTTTTCCTTTTATGTAAAGCGATTCATCTCCTGCTTCGCCCGTGCGGATACGGAATGATTCTTCAATTGGCAGGATAAATACTTTTCCGTCACCAATTTCTCCTGTGCGTGCAGATCCTAAAATGGCCTGAACAGTTTTGTCAACATTCTTATCACGAACAATAATGGATAATTTTATCCTTTCAATAGTACTGGTGTCGTATACAACTCCACGGTATACTCTACCCTGGCGAGCCTGGCCAACTCCTCTAACATCCCAGAAAGAGAAGAATTCAATGCCTGCTTCATAAAGAGCATCTTTTACCTCTTCAAATTTTGTTTTGCGAATTACTGCTTCAACTTTTTTCATCTTATTTAATATTGTTTGTTTTTAAAGGATAAGATGTAACGAGTTCGGAATTTGCGAACTCGTTTCATTTTTTATAATATTCCGGATTATAGTGAAATACCAACTACAACATGGAATGACTCATAAGATGGATTCAGGATAACTGCTCCTGACAATGGAAGAGAAAACGACTCCGAAAGTTTGATCTCTTTTGAAGTAGAAATTCCAATATTACAGATATCAAATCCGGCATCATCTTTCATAGAATACGCTCCGTTACCACCACCTAAGGTAATATCAACCGGACCGGCTGTTACTGCGGCTTCAACATACAAGTCGCCTGAAGCATCACCGTCTTTTCCGGCACCATCATAAAACATATATGCTGCTGAGAATGAGAATGCACCTACACCAAGTCCTACCATTGGCTCAAAAAAGTGATTGTCACCATCTGTCCACGATACTGGATCAGCTGTAGTTCCGGGGAAATAGTAATCGGTTAAGGTAAAGCTTAAGGATGCATTTTCGCCTAAGTCAAAACCATAACTTGCATACAAGTCAGCTTCTGCTGCTTCATTATCCGAAACACAGTACGACCCCCATGCTCCAATGGCAAAACCACCGGCACTAAATTCAACCCATGGCTGGAAGGCTGCACCTTCACCAAATTTAATACCACGCCATACATAACTGCTGTAAATGTCTAAACCTGCATCTACCTCTTGTGCTTTTACTGTTGGTGCCGTAACGGCCACTAAAAGTAACATGCTTGCAAAAATCAGTAGTGTCTTTTTCATAATTGTAAATTTTAAAAGTTAAACTGCTATTATTTTATCTTCTTCTGTCGTATCCCTATTTTAAATGGTGTCTAAAAATTTTTTATGCTTTTATTTTATATTGACCCCATTATTTTTTGTTTTCGATTCAAATTAATGCACTTTTTTTCAATCACACCCCTATTTTTATTTTCCAACACATTTCACTTAACAAATTATTAATATCTGATGCAATATCATACCTTTTTGATACGTTTTCATGGTTTTTATTGCCGTTTTTACACTTATATACAAAATAAACAATCATAAATATCAAATTCATTCAACATCCACATAAAACGCGAACTGAATAAAAAAGGGGTAAAAACTATAAGAAATGAGAAATACTTCCCTTAATTAGTTGGAAGCAGGGGAAATATGTACCAAGTGCATATTTTTTAAACGACTATGGCGTGTTGCAGGATTTATAAATCCCGGGGTGAATCCTGAAAGGCTACGATGTTTAAACGACTCAACCAACTCAAAACTTGCTCCGCTTTCTGCAATTTGCTGCAATCCTTCATCGTTAGTATAAATCCAGGTACTTTTTTGCCTGGTCAGGCACTTTTTCAAATCTGCTGAATCATATAGAAAGTATCCGGGCGTTTTTGCATAAAAAAACAATTCGCGGTGCTGCGAAAGATAAGAGTTCAACATTTCTCCTTCTTTTGCCCTATTATTAAATGTATTGCATGCAGGTATTACCGATTGGTATTTAAATACAGCCGGAAATAAATGCGCATTAATTGAAAAACTTAATGCAACTATTGCAATTACCGACCTGAGCATTATTCTATTTATTTGGGTTTGTGGCAAGGGCAGAAGCATGGGCACCATCAAAACAATCAAGCCTCCCCAAAACAAAAAACTTTTCGACGGAAAAGCATACAGGCAAAGGCCTAATATCAACACCCACATAAATACAATAGTTATATACTGTATAACACTAAGAGCCTTTTTCATACCCCTATGACGCTCTGATTGTAAAAAGAACACAAGCCACTTGGCTGATAAAACGGCCATAAAAGGCGACAACACCATAAAATAATGGGGCGACTGAGCCTGTGCAACCGAAATAACAATCCAGTAAGGCACAATAGCTCCTAAACTATATAACTCTATACTCTTCTTTTTCAGCAGCGACTTAATTTCGAAAAACCACGATAGAAAAAATAAAATTCCCCAGGGCAGAAAAATGTACAAGGCTGTATGGAAATAAAAGAAATAATCCACACTACTTCCTTTAATTCTTCCTGAAATACGGCCCGCATTATTCTCCCAAAAGAAAAACCGGAGTCCTTCCCAGCCAAACTGATTATACAATCCGGTTAAACCAAGGGCGAGTATCAGTAAACAAAGCAGGGCACCTGCAACTATTTTTAAGTTAAACACATCTTTTAGGCGGCGGGTATAAATAAGATGTGCAAACACTGCAGTAAGCGGGACAAAAACGCCAATTGGTCCTTTTGAAATAAGGGCAAGGCCAATACCTAACCCCGCCAACAGCATATTAATCAACCTTTTTTGTTTAAAATAAGCCGCCAACTGCCACATGGCAAAAATTACGTTGGCAGTTAGTAACACATCGGTATGAATATCGTTGTGAAAAAGAAAATAAAATTCGGAAGTAGCCAGCATAATTGCAGCCAGCCGTGCTGTTTGCCTGCTGTAAAATAATCGTGCAAAACGATAGGTAGAATAAATGGCAAGCACCGAGTACAAGAGCACCGGCAATTTAAAAGCAACTTCCGATGGCCCGAACAAGAAATAAAACGGTGCAGTAATCCAAAAAAGCAACGGAGGTTTTTGAAGATAAGGCTCAAAATGAATGGTGAGATTAATCCAGTCCCCCGTTTCATAGATAATGCGGCTGATTGCAGCATACTTCCCGGCATCGCTTGTTACCGGAACAAAAAGCCCCAACACATAAGTGAATAAAATAAAAGCCCCAATCAATACAGAAACAGTTCTATCGGCACCAAACTTTCTTTTGCTGGTAATTTTTATCATTTTAATCATTTTTGCGTGTTGCAATAAAATATCTGCTACCGTTTTCTTTTAACTCATCAACTGCTTCTTGCAGAAATCCGGGGAACTTCTCAGACTTTATCCCCGACCATTCTTCTGCTCCAACCACAACATCGAAATTGGTCAAATCAAGCTTATCCATTTCCTTTTGATTAACAACCACAAAATCTTTTTCTGATTCGGGCAGAACAAAGGTAGTATCCATACTTACAACATCAAACCGGTTTTCAGAATAGATACGCACACTGGCAGCTGTACGAATATTGCCATATACATAAACCTTGCTATTCTTATCCACACCTTCCAACTCCAGGCGCTGAACCAACTGGCTCCCCGTATTTGGCATTAGCAAAGGAAACAACAACGCAAATACATTAAAGTACAACAATCCCAGGGCGTTTGCGATAGCAATTTCATTCGAAATAGTTTTAGCCCACTTTATACCATAAACAACAAACATAAAAATGCTAAAACAAATCCCGACAATTAAAACCGGATGTGCAATAACAAAAAATACAACAACAACGCCCAATACCAAAACCACGCTATTTAAAAACAGGAAAACATGCAAGGTGGTCTTTTTAAACAAAACTTTGTTTTGCACAAAATACCAGGCCAGCATTATTGAAACAAGAGGAATTACCGGCAATAAATACCGGTCGTAAAATTTAAAAACAGCCCCTGACATCATAATTATTAGAACAACCCAAAGAATAATAAAGCCAAACACAGCCTTCACGTTGTTTTCGATTTGTTTGGAAAATTGGAGTAGTTTCCTTGGTTTCTTAAAAAGAAGAACAATCCAGGGCAATAAAAAAGCACCCAGATTTATGACTCCCAAGAATGTATTTTTAAACACCTGAACTGTTTTAGATGAAACTCTCTCGCCAACCTGATCGGCAAAAAAGAACGACCAAAACTCTGCGCCATGCTGTACATACATTAATACAAACCAACTTAATGCCACTACTACAGCCACCCCTACAACCAACGGGTCGAGCAATTTTGTCAATTTAACTTTTTGCCATGGATTGAAGAGTAAAAACAACATACTTGCTCCTGCAAATGCAGCTGCAGGAAAACCTTTGGTTTCAAAAGCCAAAGCTGCCCCCATATACGCCAGCCAGTAGTACTTTCTTTTTGGCTCATTACTGATCAGGATTTCAAGAAAGCCCCACGCGCTGAGTGTTAAAAACAAAACCAGTAAAATGTCGGGGATCGACCTGCCTGCACTCATTAAAACCAAAGGATTTGCCGCAGTTATAAATGCGGCGGTGAGTGCAATCTTTTTACTACCCGAGAGCGATTTTGCCATCAGGTAACACACAAAAACCAACAACGCTCCGGCTAACCAAAAAAACAATCGCGAAGATATTCGACTTACACCAAATAACTTGTAGCTCGCCATTAGAACCCAATAAGTAAGCACCGGTTTTTTAAAACGTGGCTCGCCATCGGCCTGGTATGGCGTAAAATAATCATCCTTTTCCATCATCTGCATAACCGCATCGGTATAATACTTCTCATCCGGAAAGAAAAAAAGATATTCCAGGGTACTTGGTGCCGAATAAATTAAAAACAAAAATGGCACGAGCAGAAAGCTAGATTTGCGAAAACTGAACGTAATCATGCTAATATTTTACAAGATACATAGGTTGCAAAACCGTATCGCGAGTTTTAGGATTTATAAACCGACCACCACGATTTAAGTAGAGATGCCGGTATTCCATTACTGTGTCGGGTTTAAATGCAAGTCCTTGCAGTTCTTCATACCCATCGGAATCTGTAAAAACCCAACTCCCTTTCACGCCTGCAATTGCAGCAATATCCTCCTCTGCAGAAACCTGTTTAGCTTGTGGCTCGCTGTAAAAGAACAATTCGTATTGCGTGTATTTATAATTGTAAAGCACATCGCCCGGCATTGCGTTTTCGGTAAAATACCTCCCTGCTTTTGGGGGAGCCTGATGGCTAAACATAAAAGGATAAACATGGATATTTAACAACAAAAACAAAACCGTAAAGGCTATAGATGAGGGCAATATTAATTTTGCCGTCTTATTCGTAGTCTTATACACAATACATAAACTCACAGCAATTCCGGTTAATGCAGTAAGGAAAATAAAAACCGGAACACCGGTAAAAAGATAAAAAGCAATCAAAGCTACAAAAAGCCAGAGAACCAATACAACGATATATTGTGTTCTCAACAGGAAAACCAAAAATTTGCCATTTCCTTTAATAGCAATATCAACCCATTTGGCCAATAAAACAGCCATTAATGGCACAATACCAAACACATAATTTGGGAGCTGACTACTGGATGCATTTAGAATAATGAAGAAAATCCAGATACCGCTAAAAGTAAAATACTCATTCGCTTTAAATCTATTTTTTACCAATTGCCGTATGTCAAAAAAGGCTGCAATAAAAAATAGCAAACACCAAGGCAAAAACAGGTATATTAAACTATGAATGTAAAATATAGGATCGTTTTTTGCGTGAACATACGAACCTGTAATCCGCCCCACATTATTTTCCCAAAAGAAGAACCAAATACCATCCCAACCAAACTGATTCCACAGACCAATTAGAGCCGGGCTCACAACCAAAAAGGCTACTATCACCCCTAAATACCACCTCACATCAAGCAAAAACTTAAAATCCCTCTTCAAAAGAATATGCCCCAATACTGCAAACCCAACCAATGCAGCCCCCAATGGACCTTTAGAGAGCATCGATAACCCGATTGCTACAAAACCAACAATCCAGAAACGATTCTTTCGGGTTTTTATAAACTCATACAATTGCCATAAAGCCAAAATCACGAAAGCCTGGAAAGGGGTATCGGTGTGAATATCCATACTATACATTGTATAGATAATGGAAAAAAACAAAAAAATAGTAGTTAAAAGGCCAACACGCCTGTTATACAAACTTTGCCCCAAACGATAGGCCCAGTAAAAACCTGCCATAGTTAACAACAAAACGGGCAACTTAAACCAAAAATTTGAGACCCCTCCAATGGCAAAGCCAAGTGCCCCCATCCAAAAAAGCAGTGGTGGCTTCTGATCGTAAGGTTCTCCATGAATAGTGAGATGCAGGTAATTGCCATTCTGAAAAACTTCCTTCGATACGGTAGCATATTTTCCGGCATCGCGAGTTACATCAATTGAGAGTCCTGAAAAATAACCCACAAGTGCGAGTAACACCGTTAGGAAAAAGATTATTTTTATTGTTCTATTATCAAACATTCTGGTTTAAGAACTAATATTATTTGAGCTTGTAAAGCTCGTAATTTTTTACCGATAAGAAAAGAGTCGCCACAATTCAGGAAACCTATTTGAGATGTTTTAACATTTTATTTCTTTAAATGCTTCCAGCCAACTAATTTAACAGCTTTTAATTTGAAATCATATCTTTGCCTTTTTAAAACAGACGAAACAAGCAAGCGATATCGGGAATTGTGCTTCAAGGTATCGTTTCCGTCTTCCAACTCATAAAAAATGAAACTCTGGGATAAAGGAACACCTGTAAACAAAGCAATCGAAGAATTTACTGTTGGCAAAGACCGCGAGCTGGATTTATACCTGGCAACGCACGATATTTTAGGATCGATGGCACATGTTACCATGCTCGAATCGGTTGGCCTTATTGAAAAAGATGAACTACCCGCCTTACTGGCAGAACTTAAAAACCTATACAAAATAGCCGAAGACGGAGATTTCAGCATCGACGAAGGAGTGGAAGATGTGCACTCGCAGGTCGAATTTTTACTTACTGAGAAGCTGGGTGATCTGGGCAAAAAAATACATAGCGGGCGCTCGCGCAACGACCAGGTTTTGCTCGACCTCAAGCTTTTTACCCGCGACGCTATTCGCGAAATTGCAGAAACAACAGCCTTGCTTATCGACGTTTTATTAGCGCGTGCAGCCGAAACTAAAGATATTTTAATGCCGGGCTACACCCATCTTCAGGTGGCGATGCCATCATCGTTCGGTCTCTGGTTTAGCGCCTACGCCGAAAGCTTATCCGACGACCTGGAGCTTTTGCAGTCTGCATACAAAATCACCAACCAGAATCCATTGGGTTCAGCAGCCGGCTATGGCTCATCATTTCCACTAAAAAGGCAACTAACAACCGACCTGCTGGGTTTCGAAAACATGAATTACAACGTAGTGTATGCACAAATGGGAAGAGGCAAGGTGGAAAAAATTGTTTCATTCGCCTTAGCTAACCTGGCAGCAACACTTTCAAAGCTGGCCTACGACGTATGTTTATTCATGAGCCAGAACTTTAATTTTGTAAGCCTGCCGACCGCATTTACTACAGGCTCGAGCATTATGCCGCACAAAAAAAATCCCGATGTATTTGAACTAACACGCGCACGTTGCAATAAACTACAGGGGGTTCCGGCACAAATTGGTTTAATCATTAATAATTTACCAAGTGGCTATTTCCGCGACCTCCAGATGGTAAAAGAGGTTTTTCTGCCTTCTTTTAAAGAAATGAACGACTGCCTGAACATTGTAAATCTGGCAATCGATAAAATGGAAGTCAACAATACCATTTTAAACGACAATAAATACGACTATCTGTTTAGTGTGGAAGAAGTGAACAAGCTTGTTCTTCAGGGCATCCCTTTTCGTGAAGCCTATAAACAAATTGGCGAACAAATTGAAAACGGCAACTTTTCGCCGGAAAAGAGCGTAAACCATAGCCACGAAGGGAGCATCGGGAATTTATGCCTGGATAGTATTACGAAAAAGAAAGAAAAAATCATGGACAAATTTCTATTTAACAAAATAGATGAAGCCAAAAGTTCCTTACTGAACTAAAACGTCAAGTTGCTGAAAATGTGACAAATGTCACGTTTATCAAAACACAGGCAGTTAAAGACTGCTTTTTCGATGATTTTCTCAAGGTTAATTGTATGTTATTAAACACAATTTACCCATATCAGGATTGCGAATACACACCCGTTTGTTTATTTTTGATTTCACTTCGTAAGTAAAATATGGTTTTCGCTTACAGTTTTGCAGCAAGTTGGTAACGACAGCACCAATGCTGCTTTAGTGCGAATTTTAAAGAGAAAGGAAAATATGATGCAGACAAAAAAACCTGTAGCAAAGGGATTGTACCGCCCCGAATTTGAACACGGGAGTTGTGGTATCGGGTTTGTTGCAAACCTGAAGGGCCGAAAAAAGCACAGCGTAATATCTGATGCTTTATCAATGTTGGCTCGAATGGAACATCGCGGGGGTACCGGGTTTGATATTAAAAGTGGCGACGGTGCAGGGATATTATCGCAAATTCCACACGAACTTTTTATGGAAGAATGCCCAAAAGAAGGCATAAAACTTCCGCAGTTTGGCGAATATGGTGTGGCGATGATCTTTTTCCCAAAAGAAGATCGAAAACGTTCAGAATGTAAAGACATTATTACCAGAAACCTAAAGAAGTTTAACCTTCCATATCTGGGGTATCGTAAAGTACCTGTTGACAACTCAGACCTTGGTCGCGATTCGTTGGCAACCGAGCCGTACGCACAACAGCTTTTTATCGGCAAACCCGATGGAATGAGTCTTGAGGAATTTGACCGCAAGCTTTTTGTATTCAGAAAATACACCGAACGCCTTGCTCGCGAGTCGGTTAGCGGCTTGGGTTACGATGGGCTCAACATCATTTCTTGTTCGTATAAAACCATTATTTACAAAGGTCAGTTAACAACCGAACAAGTTTCGCTCTACTTTAAAGACCTCACCAACCCATTGGCAGTAAGCGCAATTGCACTTGTTCACTCGCGCTTTTCAACCAACACTTTCCCTTCGTGGAAATTAGCACAGCCTTTCCGCTTTATCGCACACAACGGTGAAATTAATACCAACAAGGGAAATATAAACTGGATGCGGGCACGTGAAGTACTGCTGGAGTGCTCGGCATTTACCCGCGAAGAGCTGGAAATGATTTTCCCAATTTGCGACCTGAGAGATTCTGACAGTGCCAACCTTGACATGGCCATTGAAATGTTGGTATTAAGCGGACGCTCGTTACCGCATGTAATGATGATGCTAATACCTGAAGCCTGGCAAAATGCACCGGATATGGATCCGAAAAAGAAAGAATTTTATGAATTCTATTCGGCCATGATGGAACCATGGGATGGTCCTGCATCCGTATGTTTTACTGATGGTGTTTTAGTAGGGGCAACACTCGACCGAAACGGTTTACGCCCATCGCGTTATTGCCTTACTGACGATGATACACTAATAATGGCATCGGAAACCGGAGCAATTGATGTTCCTCACGACCAGGTGGTTATTCGTGGACGTTTGCAACCCGGAAAAATGTTTGTTGCCGATTTAGAGCAGGGACGCATTATTTCGGACGAAGAAGTTAAAGCTGAAATCTGTTCAGGCCAACCCTACGGCGAATGGGTAAAAAACAATATGACTTATCTGGATGATCTTCCATCAATTCCTGATTTGGAACTAAAAGATCCGGATACAAAAACACTTTTTAAACGCCAGAAAGCCTTTGGTTTTACGCACGAAGATCTTGAAGTAATTTTAAAACCAATGGCAGCAAACGGTGGCGAAGCCCTGGGCTCAATGGGTGCCGACAATCCTTTGGCCGTGCTTTCTGACCGCCCAATTCATTTAGCTCACTACTTTAAGCAGTTGTTTGCACAGGTTACCAATCCACCAATCGACCCCATCAGGGAACGTATTGTGATGGACCTGAGAACCTATGTGGGTGGTTTTAAAAATATTTTGACTGAATCGCCGGAACATTGCCGACGTATTGCCATTCCTCAGCCTGTGCTTACCAACGAACAATTGGTAAAACTGGCTTATGTGGATCATACACATTTCCAAACTAAAAAAATCAGTATTGTTTTCCATGCCAACGGAAAAGAAGGAACTTTAGAAAACAAACTGGAGCGTTTGTGCCAGTATGTTGAAGATGCGATTGACGAAGCTTATTCAATCATTCTGCTTTCCGACTTTGCCATTAGCACCGACCATGCACCAATTCCGTCATTACTAGCAGCATCCGCCGTTCACCACCACTTAATTCGTGTGGGTAAGCGAGGAAAAGCCGACATTATTATGGAAGCTGGAGATGTTCGCGAAGTGCATCATTTTGCCACATTACTGGGCTATGGAGTCTCTGCAGTAAATCCATATATGGCCATCGACACCATTAAGCACATGGCAACTGATGGAAAACTTGGTGATTTATCGAAAGAACAAGCGATTCAGAATTATGTGAAAGCCATCGGTAGTGGCCTCCTGAAAGTATTCTCTAAAATGGGAATTTCTACGCTGGCCTCGTACCAGGGCGCACAAATTTTTGAAGCAGTTGGATTAAAGCAGGAAGTAATTGACAAATACTTTACCGGAACAGTAAGTCGTGTTGAAGGCTTAAGCCTTGATGACATTGCAAAAGAGGCAATGATGCGCCACCGGCAAGGATTCCCAACGCGCCAGGGCGGAGCCAAAGTTCTGGAGCCGGGAGGAGAATACCACTGGCGAAAAGATGGCGAACGCCATTTATTAAGTCCTGAGGCAATACAACTAATTCAGGAAGCCACAAGAAAAAAAGATTACGAGAAATACAAAAAATATTGCACCGTAGTTGACGAGCAGGCTGAAGCAGCGTTTACCCTGCGCGGACTGATGGACTTTACATCAGAACGAAAGCCTATTTCGATTGACGAAGTAGAGCCGGCAGAAAGTATACTTACCCGCTTTGCCACAGGTGCGATGTCGTTTGGTTCTATCTCGTGGGAAGCACATACAACATTAGCCATTGCAATGAATCGTATTGGCTCCAAGTCGAACTCGGGCGAAGGAGGTGAAGACCCCGTGCGGTACACCAAATTACCCAATGGCGACGACATGTGTTCTGCAACCAAACAAATTGCATCCGGACGTTTCGGCGTTAACAGCTACTACCTGAGCATGGCAAAAGAGCTTCAAATTAAAATGGCTCAGGGTGCAAAACCAGGAGAAGGCGGTCACCTTCCGGGGCATAAAGTTAACGGATGGATCGGACGCACTCGTAACTCAACTCCCGGAGTAGGCCTTATTTCGCCGCCTCCACACCACGATATTTATTCGATTGAAGATTTGGCACAGCTGATCTTCGACCTGAAAAACAGTAACCGCGATGCACGCATCAATGTGAAGCTGGTTTCTGAAACAGGTGTAGGTACTGTTGCCACCGGTGTTTGTAAAGCCAAAGCCGATGCAGTTCTAATTTCAGGATTTGATGGCGGAACCGGAGCATCTCCTATTAGCTCGATAAAACATGCAGGTTTGCCTTGGGAGCTGGGCTTATCGGAAACACACCAAACCCTGGTGCGTAACCGTTTGCGTAACCGTATCGTTGTGCAGGCCGACGGACAAATGAAAACCTCGCGAGATCTGGCTATAGCTACCCTGCTGGGTGCTGAAGAATGGGGTGTTGCAACTATGGCTCTAGTAGTTGAAGGTTGTATAATGATGCGTAAATGCCACAGTAATACCTGCCCTGTGGGTGTGGCAACACAAAATGAGCGATTACGCGGTAAATTCAAAGGAAATCCGGACCATGTGGTAAATTATTTCGAATTCCTTGTTGAAGGACTTCGTGAAATTATGGCCGAGCTTGGTTTCCGTACCATTAACGAAATGGT
Above is a genomic segment from uncultured Draconibacterium sp. containing:
- a CDS encoding P-II family nitrogen regulator; the protein is MKKVEAVIRKTKFEEVKDALYEAGIEFFSFWDVRGVGQARQGRVYRGVVYDTSTIERIKLSIIVRDKNVDKTVQAILGSARTGEIGDGKVFILPIEESFRIRTGEAGDESLYIKGKEE
- a CDS encoding glycosyltransferase family 39 protein, whose translation is MIKITSKRKFGADRTVSVLIGAFILFTYVLGLFVPVTSDAGKYAAISRIIYETGDWINLTIHFEPYLQKPPLLFWITAPFYFLFGPSEVAFKLPVLLYSVLAIYSTYRFARLFYSRQTARLAAIMLATSEFYFLFHNDIHTDVLLTANVIFAMWQLAAYFKQKRLINMLLAGLGIGLALISKGPIGVFVPLTAVFAHLIYTRRLKDVFNLKIVAGALLCLLILALGLTGLYNQFGWEGLRFFFWENNAGRISGRIKGSSVDYFFYFHTALYIFLPWGILFFLSWFFEIKSLLKKKSIELYSLGAIVPYWIVISVAQAQSPHYFMVLSPFMAVLSAKWLVFFLQSERHRGMKKALSVIQYITIVFMWVLILGLCLYAFPSKSFLFWGGLIVLMVPMLLPLPQTQINRIMLRSVIAIVALSFSINAHLFPAVFKYQSVIPACNTFNNRAKEGEMLNSYLSQHRELFFYAKTPGYFLYDSADLKKCLTRQKSTWIYTNDEGLQQIAESGASFELVESFKHRSLSGFTPGFINPATRHSRLKNMHLVHISPASN
- a CDS encoding glycosyltransferase family 39 protein — protein: MITFSFRKSSFLLVPFLFLIYSAPSTLEYLFFFPDEKYYTDAVMQMMEKDDYFTPYQADGEPRFKKPVLTYWVLMASYKLFGVSRISSRLFFWLAGALLVFVCYLMAKSLSGSKKIALTAAFITAANPLVLMSAGRSIPDILLVLFLTLSAWGFLEILISNEPKRKYYWLAYMGAALAFETKGFPAAAFAGASMLFLLFNPWQKVKLTKLLDPLVVGVAVVVALSWFVLMYVQHGAEFWSFFFADQVGERVSSKTVQVFKNTFLGVINLGAFLLPWIVLLFKKPRKLLQFSKQIENNVKAVFGFIILWVVLIIMMSGAVFKFYDRYLLPVIPLVSIMLAWYFVQNKVLFKKTTLHVFLFLNSVVLVLGVVVVFFVIAHPVLIVGICFSIFMFVVYGIKWAKTISNEIAIANALGLLYFNVFALLFPLLMPNTGSQLVQRLELEGVDKNSKVYVYGNIRTAASVRIYSENRFDVVSMDTTFVLPESEKDFVVVNQKEMDKLDLTNFDVVVGAEEWSGIKSEKFPGFLQEAVDELKENGSRYFIATRKND
- a CDS encoding glycosyltransferase family 39 protein; translated protein: MFDNRTIKIIFFLTVLLALVGYFSGLSIDVTRDAGKYATVSKEVFQNGNYLHLTIHGEPYDQKPPLLFWMGALGFAIGGVSNFWFKLPVLLLTMAGFYWAYRLGQSLYNRRVGLLTTIFLFFSIIYTMYSMDIHTDTPFQAFVILALWQLYEFIKTRKNRFWIVGFVAIGLSMLSKGPLGAALVGFAVLGHILLKRDFKFLLDVRWYLGVIVAFLVVSPALIGLWNQFGWDGIWFFFWENNVGRITGSYVHAKNDPIFYIHSLIYLFLPWCLLFFIAAFFDIRQLVKNRFKANEYFTFSGIWIFFIILNASSSQLPNYVFGIVPLMAVLLAKWVDIAIKGNGKFLVFLLRTQYIVVLVLWLFVALIAFYLFTGVPVFIFLTALTGIAVSLCIVYKTTNKTAKLILPSSIAFTVLFLLLNIHVYPFMFSHQAPPKAGRYFTENAMPGDVLYNYKYTQYELFFYSEPQAKQVSAEEDIAAIAGVKGSWVFTDSDGYEELQGLAFKPDTVMEYRHLYLNRGGRFINPKTRDTVLQPMYLVKY
- the argH gene encoding argininosuccinate lyase is translated as MKLWDKGTPVNKAIEEFTVGKDRELDLYLATHDILGSMAHVTMLESVGLIEKDELPALLAELKNLYKIAEDGDFSIDEGVEDVHSQVEFLLTEKLGDLGKKIHSGRSRNDQVLLDLKLFTRDAIREIAETTALLIDVLLARAAETKDILMPGYTHLQVAMPSSFGLWFSAYAESLSDDLELLQSAYKITNQNPLGSAAGYGSSFPLKRQLTTDLLGFENMNYNVVYAQMGRGKVEKIVSFALANLAATLSKLAYDVCLFMSQNFNFVSLPTAFTTGSSIMPHKKNPDVFELTRARCNKLQGVPAQIGLIINNLPSGYFRDLQMVKEVFLPSFKEMNDCLNIVNLAIDKMEVNNTILNDNKYDYLFSVEEVNKLVLQGIPFREAYKQIGEQIENGNFSPEKSVNHSHEGSIGNLCLDSITKKKEKIMDKFLFNKIDEAKSSLLN